A window from Salvia miltiorrhiza cultivar Shanhuang (shh) chromosome 2, IMPLAD_Smil_shh, whole genome shotgun sequence encodes these proteins:
- the LOC131009919 gene encoding uncharacterized protein LOC131009919, with translation MRSIVCFLVMFVSVSCAVDRKDPNTQTRINHICSQTSDYNLCQIILNKNLYTPIQDFKGLTQICLAQTIIYTSDTQIFIRNSERNETSQTQRDLYKICESGYGILLNQFTDATFAFGKGDYKSMLFDIEKSERFVNDCENVLGNKITQLHDRNVHTRVLIQMSNASGNLIGSEL, from the coding sequence ATGAGGTCTATAGTTTGTTTCTTGGTGATGTTTGTTTCAGTGTCATGTGCAGTGGATAGGAAGGATCCTAATACTCAAACAAGAATCAACCATATCTGCTCACAAACCAGTGATTACAATCTGTGTCAAATTATTCTCAACAAAAACTTATACACTCCTATTCAAGATTTCAAAGGCCTAACTCAAATATGTCTTGCTCAAACAATTATATATACCTCTGATACCCAAATATTCATAAGGAACTCGGAGAGAAACGAGACGAGTCAAACTCAACGAGATCTTTACAAGATTTGTGAATCAGGATATGGGATATTGCTGAATCAGTTCACAGATGCGACTTTTGCATTCGGAAAGGGGGATTACAAGTCGATGTTATTTGATATAGAGAAGAGTGAGAGGTTTGTGAATGACTGTGAGAATGTGTTGGGCAACAAGATAACTCAATTGCATGACAGGAATGTGCATACTAGAGTTCTTATTCAAATGTCGAATGCTAGTGGTAACCTTATTGGCTCTGAGTTGTAA